The Triticum aestivum cultivar Chinese Spring chromosome 3A, IWGSC CS RefSeq v2.1, whole genome shotgun sequence genome includes a region encoding these proteins:
- the LOC123058992 gene encoding increased DNA methylation 1 translates to MQSNGRTPPLFSPESGRGMPPPVVYSRKQGASADGGPSAILRDGGGNHHASSTDGGHGQPVSERLLQIVPANTRAGKGKNVPPAGGTAVPANGRVRKTRAPKGSSTLAESRKVPGKKSDAGEPAGMHHGTQDNDQLKTVSAPSNSRNRKSTASASAVSSSRRPRRNNSSTSGTAAAGAKKHTILTWLIDCGVLKENEKVSYADSTSFATKASGAVTRAGIQCTCCDATMAPPAFSSHAGSEDSAPWERLLLKSGKSLLECVREAWEGEHLRILHAKQKAQAAVEKERERSTQEKKRALLLAKQSRKEPALALDLDGTNYGGDDDRSDDACGVCADGGQLLCCDNCPSTFHPECLAVEVPEDSWVCHYCRCFLCSADDDGHGGLSICHQCTRKYHHHCRAPLLAGHEIGPYCSKACNKIAVNLSNMVGAMVSIGEEGHSWSLLKFQEGSVTSDPAALLECNAKLAVALGVLNECFNPVKDRLTGIDMLHQAVYSVESDFKRLSYQRFYTIVLEKDTEIISVALLRFHGAKLAEMPFACTLPQYHRQGMMRLLVNAIDKVLQSVQVENLVISAVDEVVDTWKKLGFEDVEPQLRDEAKRLSMVTIAGTILLQKPTAKQDMLLITEDERAFLEMSWLRCSFVDLLTGTAFPWSPYADPVAVAVRGAGGGGGEA, encoded by the exons ATGCAGAGCAATGGGAGAACGCCGCCATTGTTCTCCCCTGAGAGTGGCCGTGGGATGCCACCACCTGTTGTTTATTCCCGGAAACAGGGGGCTAGCGCCGATGGTGGGCCTTCTGCCATATTGAGAGACGGCGGCGGCAACCACCATGCCAGCAGCACTGACGGTGGCCACGGCCAACCAGTGAGCGAGAGGCTGCTTCAGATCGTTCCTGCTAACACCAGAGCTGGGAAGGGCAAGAACGTGCCACCGGCCGGTGGCACTGCCGTGCCGGCAAACGGCCGCGTACGGAAGACACGCGCGCCCAAGGGGAGCAGCACTCTAGCAGAATCCAGGAAGGTGCCCGGCAAGAAATCTGACGCCGGCGAACCGGCGGGCATGCACCATGGCACCCAAGACAACGACCAGCTGAAGACTGTCTCGGCTCCAAGCAACAGCAGGAATAGGAAGAGCACGGCCTCTGCCTCAGCCGTGTCATCGAGCCGGAGGCCTCGCAGGAATAACAGTAGCACGTccggcacggcggcggccggagccaaGAAGCACACCATCCTGACATGGCTGATCGACTGCGGTGTGCTCAAAGAGAACGAGAAGGTCTCGTACGCGGACAGCACCAGCTTCGCCACGAAGGCCTCTGGCGCGGTGACTAGGGCCGGCATCCAGTGCACCTGCTGCGACGCCACGATGGCGCCCCCGGCCTTCTCGTCTCACGCCGGCTCCGAGGACTCGGCACCGTGGGAGAGGCTCCTGCTAAAGTCCGGCAAGTCGTTGCTGGAGTGCGTGCGGGAGGCATGGGAGGGGGAGCACCTGAGGATCTTACACGCCAAGCAGAAGGCACAGGCTGCGGTGGAGAAGGAACGGGAGAGGAGCACACAGGAGAAGAAGCGTGCTCTGCTGCTCGCCAAGCAGAGCAGGAAGGAACCAGCCCTCGCCCTCGACCTCGACGGGACCAACTATGGCGGGGACGACGACCGGAGCGACGACGCGTGCGGCGTGTGCGCAGACGGCGGACAGCTGCTGTGCTGCGACAACTGCCCGTCCACCTTCCACCCGGAGTGCCTCGCCGTGGAGGTCCCTGAGGACTCCTGGGTCTGCCACTACTGCCGCTGCTTCCTGTGCTCCGCCGACGATGACGGCCATGGCGGCCTCTCCATCTGCCACCAGTGCACCCGCAAGT ATCACCACCACTGCCGCGCGCCCCTGTTGGCCGGGCACGAGATCGGGCCCTACTGCAGCAAAGCCTGCAACAAG ATAGCGGTGAATCTGTCAAACATGGTGGGAGCCATGGTCAGCATCGGCGAGGAAGGCCACTCATGGTCCCTGTTAAAGTTCCAAGAGGGCTCCGTGACGTCAGACCCCGCCGCCCTGCTGGAGTGCAACGCGAAGCTGGCAGTGGCGTTGGGCGTGCTGAATGAGTGCTTCAACCCCGTGAAGGACAGGCTGACCGGCATTGACATGCTTCACCAGGCCGTCTACAGCGTCGA ATCGGACTTCAAGCGGCTGAGCTATCAACGGTTTTACACCATAGTTCTGGAGAAGGACACGGAGATCATATCTGTAGCCTTGCTCAG GTTCCATGGGGCCAAGCTGGCGGAGATGCCGTTCGCGTGCACACTGCCGCAGTACCATAGACAAGGGATGATGCGCCTCCTCGTCAATGCCATCGACAAG GTGCTACAATCGGTGCAGGTGGAGAATTTGGTGATCTCGGCGGTGGATGAGGTAGTGGACACATGGAAGAAGCTTGGCTTCGAGGACGTGGAGCCACAGCTGAGAGATGAGGCCAAGAGGCTCAGCATGGTCACCATTGCCGGCACCATCCTACTCCAGAAGCCCACGGCCAAGCAGGACATGTTGCTGATAACCGAGGACGAGCGGGCGTTCCTGGAGATGAGCTGGCTGCGCTGCAGCTTTGTCGACCTCTTGACCGGGACCGCGTTCCCATGGTCGCCATATGCTGACCCCGTGGCCGTTGCCGTGaggggggcgggcggcggcggtggcgaggcgtAG
- the LOC123063008 gene encoding uncharacterized protein: MAHFQEVDYCSEEVRAVGYPARRGCGGVQEHIVKETFVQEFDTAGRRHGHHGHHGRGSGHFEVRESRLEEDINTRTGEFHERKENFVVRADD, translated from the coding sequence ATGGCGCACTTCCAGGAGGTGGACTACTGCTCGGAGGAGGTGAGGGCGGTGGGCTACCCGGCCCGCCGCGGCTGCGGCGGCGTGCAGGAGCACATCGTCAAGGAGACGTTCGTGCAGGAGTTCGAcaccgccggccgccgccatggTCACCACGGTCACCACGGCCGTGGCTCCGGCCACTTCGAGGTGCGCGAGAGCAGGCTGGAGGAGGACATCAACACCCGCACCGGCGAGTTCCACGAGCGCAAGGAGAACTTCGTCGTCAGGGCCGATGACTAA